CATCTAATTCTGCTTTTTGACTAGTTCAAGCACTGACACCTGCATCTTTGTTTCCATAATGATGTGGGTTATCATTAAGAATTTAACACTAATGCAAAAGTAAGGTCCAATGATGTCAACTACTCCGATACTTAATACTCAttactttaaaaaaaagattgacattattttcttattaatttatttaaaaaaattattattttttaatatttttttagtaGAAAATATTTATAGACACACAAATATTATGCCAGGTTTCATATTACaagtttcaaattttttatagtcatacaaatattatgaattatttaagaccacatatttcaaaagttttttcttttttattaaagTTTGTGCAAAATAAAACTAAGACAATctttttgaaaaggaaaaaacacTCTCTTCTTTTCAAAATGACTCAATACATAGACGGCCCTTGAATTTGTCAATTTTTTTGTTTAGACACCTCAATTAAGGGTGTTAACTATTGAACATTTGACGTTAAAAGAAAATGTTCCTATCAAATATCCAACTAATCGGTCAGTCCGCAAAACCAAGTGTGTAAACTTCACTTGCATATAATCAGACAtttcagcaaaaataataaataaacattTAAAAAGAAATACACATTGCACTTAAAAAATGTTTACACATGCACGCACAATGTTTAAGCATAAAATTTTCGAACGAAATATTATTACATTGAGTTTGTAAATAAAGTGTTCTTTTTTGCTGACTAAAAATGCATTTTATTGAAAATAGTAAAGAAAATTAAACTAGTTCAGTACAAATAGGAACTATTAtgtattcaagaaaataaattcaTCAGCCAAAGTCATTATTGTTAGTTGTTACTAATGTAAGCAAAGAGAGTTTCAAATTGCTTGtttaattttctctctctttttcgaTTGGTTATATTCTACAGTAACTAAAGTAAAGTCAGcaaattcaaattaaattaaGCTGTACTATCATATGCGACATACTATTAACTAGGTAAAAAAGAATTAAGAAAAAATCGTTTGAGACAGAGAGCTTTACCTAACGATACATTAGTCTCAATAAAAGAAATTCTCTCTCATAATCGACTCGAGAGAATGTTTCAAGACTAGCACGAGTCTAGATGAGTTCTGATATTGTCTTCCGAAACATTGATTAGACATGATATTAACATGAAAAAGAATAATATCCACCCAATATATTTTACACTTATTATGACGAAATTGCGTGGGGGACATAGCATATGGGTATAGTGGTACTGTCGCGAGGATTGTGGTATAGTGGTACTGTCGCGAGGATTGTGACGGGGTAATAAGTATTCTTTTATACTTAATTAAAAAATTTTGGTTCGAAAAATTGTCTTTATTAGGAAATATTTTACTCTCCAATATAAAATTTTCCGGCACGAATCAAatttatagcttgtttggccaaatttcttttcttaaaaagtgcttttttgggggcagtttttttttttttttcatagttAAGTTATACCAAACttttaaatggaaaaaaaaaatattttttaataaaagtagaagtaatttttgaaaaacagaaaaaatatcTCCTCGACAAAATCACTTCTTTGATTGTTTCTCAAAAGTGCATTTCTTTGGCCAAATATTGATTgcttctcaaaaatattttttttaaattaattaatcaaaaacaaattgtatCTCACACGAATACTTTCCAAAATATACTTATTTTAAAAACTTGGCATAGAAGTACGAAGAAAAACTGGAATTCACTTGGTAATGATATTTCTCCTTCAACATAAAAACTTTGCGCTTgtttagaaaataataaaaagatactACTTAGTAATTACAACGTAGAATAACTCGCTATAGGGTATTTTTAATAcgatataaaaggaaaagaacaatCAATGCCAAGTCCGACTGATATGTTTTAATATACTCACGGTAGACTGTGAAGGAATGCTTGAAATAGAAAGTATTTGATCTTCAAAAGGTGCAACATTTAGTGTCGAAGGCGATGCTGATGTACTTTTGAGAGTGTATTCAATTAGCATCTGATTGTTGTCCTTTGCCGTGCGATGTAATAGTAGATATTGTGATTTTGTTTTGGTGTAATTTGGTATGAAACAATGGAACGTATTCGTGTGCAAATAAAACCTGTTTCATACCAATTCATTAACGTTGCTGCCTGCGGGTACAAAGGATCGATTAAGATTGAGGAGTTGAACCTTGTTGTTAGTCGGACGTCTACATGTCATATACTTGTTAATGAATAAAGGTCAAGATTAATGTACATGTGTGATGTAAATTAAGCTGTGAATACCTTGTTTAAAGTTAGAAACAGCTATTCGTTTTGCAACAATGACAGGGTATCTATGTAACTGCTGCAGTAGTTCAGTTCCATCTTTGTCAGCCAATTCTCCCCATATAGTAAACAGAAAAGGCTTTTTCCTATGAAATTAAGGATGCAGTGTTAAATGCATATTTTGTTGTTAGAGGTAGTTAAAGTGTGTATTACTTACTTGTCGTCTATAAGAATAGCTTCTTGAAATCTTCTATTTTCGCTGCCTTGATATTTCATGGTACCGCAATTTGCCACAACTGCCACTAGGTCTGCTTTAGAAAAGCATGCGTGTATAAAAGTAGGATGCAGTTAATTAAATTTGATAATGAAGAAGCACAAATATTtttacagcggaaaataaaataGTATAAAGTCGTGTTTTTTACCGAATTCATCTCCTGGAATCTGTTTCTCGATATCGGCAAAGGACACCATGTTTAATCTTGAAGGCAACGGTAACATTGATTCTTCTTCATTGTTATCTATAACTTCTTCGACAATACTGAAGGTATCGAGGACCCATTCGAAGTTGTGCATGGGTATTGCAAAACGTGACGGTTCCCTAACTTTAGCTGCCGAGATGAGGTATGTGTGGAAATATTTGAAAAGGTTGTCATAATGTGCGACTTCAGGACCATATGTTATGATGCAGATTTGGTCTTCCTGCAATTTGTTAACATCTAAGATGGAGAAAGTGTTTACAGATATGGTAGAAGCTTTACTATGTACTTGAGATGTTTGTGAACTTACGTTTTCGTCCTGGACGATGGTTGTTTGAAAGTTCACCCGGTGATCTCTGCTAATTTTTGGGCGGATTTTGTCAACAACTTGTATTTTACAAGTCCAATCTCTAGTAAATGGCGTGATTTCATGGATGGTATATCGATGCTCCATCTTTTGAGTATCTTGCAACCTGTGAAGAATGAAAATGTAGGACAAAGTAATTGACCCTGAGGAATTATATGAAGAAAACAATTGAAACAACTCAATGTTAGACATGACGGTAAGAGTAATTATGTGCTCCGTTGAGCTCATAGCTTGTCGATTTAGTTTGGATGATTTATTCTGTCGGAAAGTTATATTGGGTAATCTCATGTTTGAACATAAATGTAAAAAGTAGGGTGCTTTGGTGTAAAAAAATCCATATAGGTGATATTATTTAGTCGAGAATAAATTTTAGTCAATTATGATATTTCCCACGAGTCTTCTCAATAAAAATGATTTTGGTCTACCAAATACACCTAATTAAGTATAAATATCAAAATATTATCAGATAATAGTTGAGTTAATTCGATTGGACATGTAGTTACTAAACCCGCTATATGTCTCGTGATATTCTTGTCCTAATGATAATTATTAGGTATAATTATTTTGGATACATCTATATTTTGAAAGGTTTTACAAAATTACTTTGTCGAATAGAGTGAAGCTCCTTTCTAATTTGAATTGTTTACACATTTGTATTTTGGAAAAAACTCAGAAGACACGAAAAAACTTAAACCACTCCAGATTCTTCCTGGGCTTAAGAGTTCAGGAAGAACCATGAAAATGAATTATTAATAGCAAAAATCCAACACGTATGAAAATCAATTGGCGGAATATCGAATCGTCACCGACTATGATGTACCTAGACTCAAATTACCATCCCCTCCTTCCTATGGGAAGTAACAAATTAACcaaaatataataatgaaagTCTAATCAAAGGCCTGATTCGTTGAAAAATTTTCTCAAACACTTACAGAGCCAAATGAAACAGAAAAACACAGGATGAGAACAAGAAAACCCATCAGAAAACAGTAgataaataaaatagaaaaacacAAGATGAAAACAAGGAAACCCGGTAGAAAACAGTGattaaaatgaaaaatccaaacgAATTATAGAAAATTGCAAGATAATTATGAAATACAATACCTGAAAACAGTAGTAGCATAACCTTCTGCCAACCTGAAAAGAAGTTAGTTCCTCCTTTTCTATGTTACTACATGCATATACCCTGATGGTAATCGTGATTCCCGCTTGTTCTTGGTTTTGTCCTCTAATTTCAAGTGGTACAATGGAGCGATGAAATAAAGTTCAACCTTGtagaagaaaaacacatgaaTAATTACAGTGTAGATGAAAATTAAAATACAGTGAAGGAAGAAGGGAAGAAGAAgattatttagagagaccaactATGTGATGTCACTGTTAAACAAAATAATGACACGTCATGCATAAGTGTCAACAAAATTTACAGGTGTTGGTCTTGATTTGTGGTGTAAGCTAAAATTTAGCTTCAAATGACTGAGGTGTCACCGTAGTTAGTGCATTAAGAAACCATAGTGAACAATTAGATCATCTGATGGTGGCATTACATCATATTATAATACATATAGGTAATTATTGATGCAAATCAAAAGCTGGTTACATAACGCAGTGAAAACAGAACGGTATAGTGAAGGCAGTAAAATATTTATGAAGGAACTACCGAAATATTTTCTTTTGGCTAGTCAAATTGTTTTCTTTTATTGCGCATGGGTCCAAGTATTGAGTTGCATATTATTTTTCAAGTTGTGATTTGGGTTATTTGAAATATGTAGAAACaactcaaaaatatatatttttcaaataaaattatatatcAGTAGATATTAATTAATAAGCACGACATGAAATAATTTTTCAAATCTCGAGGTAGATAATAtgttttcttttttaatatttatatcAATTCAACCCCTTGATTTTACAGCTTGCATTTTATTTTACAGTCAATGtaaaaatagttatttttttcaatatcacaacaaaaataaatatgAGCAGTAACTATGATGGTTTGAACATGTAAACCaaatatatttattgatattttataaatggatatgtaaaCGAACTAACAGAGAGCGCGTAatgataattaattttttttgctATTTGAATTACATGTTTTCAACTACAATTCAATTAAATCAACTACAATAATTGgtacttgattttatttattcTTCACCCCCAATGTAGTTTTATTACATTTGGAAAGAAGTCATTCACAAAAAAAGTATTGAATTCTTTTTCATGAACTTTCTAAGGGCACAAAAATAATTTTGCAACGTTTTCCAAATTGTTTGTGATTTTACTATGAAAGCGCTGCCAAAAATTAGAAAGTTTTCTTTAGATTCTTAAAATGAAACAGTTTGACAGGTTTTTTCTTCTTAACTTTTGTCATGTTTGAATTTTTTCCCGTCAGAATAGTAGATCAATGGTACTTTTATAAGTTAAATTGTTTAAACGTTAGCAAATTTAATTTACTTTTGACGGGTTCTCAACTAAATTTTTTTGAGTAAAGTTAATAACAAGTTAACCTACTTTTAACGAAGACAATAGATATAATACTGTATCCATATAATCCAGTTAAAATAAgttataataattttattttattaaagtcTCCTATTTAGTTTTATAGAGTAGCGTAATATGGAGTTCACTAATTGTGTCCCCCATGTTTAGTACAAAATGCGGCTTGAAATAACAGAAAGGACAACGATAACCTTGTGAAAGCAAGCAAGGATGTTGAGCTAGATGAATATTTTAGGTAATAAACTGATATGTCATGATTTTTTCGATAAAGGAAAACAAACATAATGAAGCGAAGATAATCTGAAGCGTACAAAGTCGACATTTTCCCTTCAGTGGGAGCTTTTATTTGTTGATGGACGTTGATTCCACGGTTAACAACACTCGATGCTGGAAGAGCTAGTTCGTTCGCAAGCCAAACCTTCACACAGGTTCTGGGTCAACTGCAGCAAAGATGAATTTGCAACAATAGTAAGAAAAGACATTGAATGACTCTAAAAATATATAGGACTTCCATGACAACTATTTCCTCGGGTAAAGAAGTGAACAATTGCTTTTCACATGGTTTATCCTTGTAATGTAGCTTAATAATGAACCACGAAAATAATACTGAATCAGCTAAAATACATCAGAAGAGTATAAATGAGAAAACTGTGGTAGCAGTAACAAAAAAGGAAATAACAGCAGGACACAACCAACTAACATATCTAGACATCAGAGATAATGTAAATCATTTTTTCATAGAAAATCCTATTGTACCGACAATTGGAGTTATGATTGTTTACACGAAAAACACATTGAACCCCTTAAACAACAATAAGTTACCTGGGATATAAACGTATTTGATATAATTTCTATGacttaacaaaagaaagaacTGGAATAACAAATATTTTCAGCATCGACAATTCGAGCAGCGACAATATTCCCTTATTCAGGTTACATTCACAAAGATATCTCACAAAATGATATATGTAGACACATTCAAATTTATGTGATATTTGTTACATCAATCTAATATAAGACTTTGTGGTGTTCATCAATTTTCTGCGTACAAGTTGGGGTCTTCGTCCAATCTATGGTTGCAAGTTTGACGATTCAAAGATTGTGTTACCTTTAAAGTATATCTACCGTCAGACTGTCCTTGAAGGTTACGTCATAAGCTTTTCAGAGGGGCTTCCTGCATCATGAAGAGAGCGAGAATACATTCAGTCCTTACAAACGGGAAACCTATGATACTGAAAAGTGGTCACGCGACTATAAAAAATCCACGTCAAACAAAGGGTAAAGCAACAGTCAAAAAAAGAGCAAAacaaagataattttttttctagGTAGCTTAGTTGATAAATTTCTCCATCAAGTAACCCAGAAAGAAGCCTGGCTAGACGAAACATTGAATAGCAACTTTGTACCTAGAGGAGAAGAAATATAGGAGAATGACAACAAGTTTATAGAGAAAAGCATACAGTAGCTATCAAATAATGTCGCATAATGGAAGCATGTTTGGAGAGAAAAAGAGACAGTAACTATCTAATAATGTCCCATTCTCATTTTAATCTGGTTTAATAATCATGTCCTTGCTTCAATATTAAAGATTAAcatttatataatatatattcttaGATAAGAAGCTAAATATCAGCAATGCATACGAAGTCATGTCAATCATGATGCTTCATAGAGATTTCAAGCGATGGACATGAAGGTTTGGTGCTACCGGTTAGTTGGTTATGATAAAACCAAAAAGAAGTAATATAAAAACTGTATGATCTATGCAGCATCCTAACTTTGGAGTTCTGTAGACACAAATTTTAGCATATACTATTATCCTATTGtagtttttcaaatattaatttATGTGGTGGACGTACATTTTGAGGCCCACGGAGAAGCAGCTCAAATAAATAGAAATTTCTGCATAATCATATATGCATATCAGGCTTTTTGAGCAATATTTTTATAATGCACTGTCCTTAGTCATGTTCAACAGTTGAAGGATTCTCATTAGAAGGTCATGCAAGCTGGACaatatttttaatcaaaattaAACCGCTCAACTCTTTTGTACGaagaactaaaaataaaaatattcatcTTACAGAAGTGAAGGCTACCAAGGAAAACCTAAGGCTCAAAAATAAAACACATTATCCTTTTAGAACAGCAGAAACAGAGCTAGACAACTTGTATGGTACATGAAGGTCCCAAATATTGTATAAGATCTATATATGTACCTCCATGAATAGGCCGAAGGGTTGTCACATTTATACTACATAAATGGTTAGTCATTCATTTATGTATATAATATAAATAAACTTAAGGTCCGGAGTACCTTACAATGAAACATCTTCAAATGCCAAATGGCAAGCAAAGTCACTGTAGATTGAGGGCTGAGAATTTTTAACACATTAATCTTTTCAAAAGCATAATTCGCATTATGGCCTGAGAATTTAAACTGTAGAATTTCATTACTATATCTATCTTTTGAGTATCTATGAACTTCGTTCTATTTTCATCTGTGTGATGATATATAACCTCTAGTAAAGTTCGAAACATTAAGATTATGAGAGAAAAATCTATTAACTACCGCAGCTTTTTCCAGGAACAAACAGTTAATGACCGAAATTGTAAAAGTCAATTCGtaataacaaaaatgaaataCATTAGAAAAGCAAAAAGGCAAATATGAAATCGATATAGTATGAATCAAAAGGCAGTCCAAAAGTTATTAAAGCAAATCATGGCAGCAAGAAAGTCGAAGAAGTAGagcaaatcaaagaaagataTAGAAGAGAAAGCGAGCTGAATTGAATACCATGGGAAAGAACTTTAAAATATGTCATAGCTCACTGTTTACCCAGAAGCAGAATTATCATCATGTGCTTCTCCAAAACCACCTATAATAACTATATTTACATGATGAGAAGTTTAAAAAACAGAAGGCACATCAAAAATAACTCCAGATTTTACTGTTTTTTTGTCTCTACTCAAAAGTAAAAAATACCATCTTACATAAACATAATTTATACCAAGGAATATGAATTGCATATCAAGTGAAATTGCTCGTATATAATTTTCTGGTAATACCATCGGGCAAAACTGGAAAAAGGTAGATAGAGATATCTCCTTGTGAAAAGGACTGAACTATTATTTGTTCTTTTATGTTAGCATGAAGATCCGAATGGTTTGTTGATCTTCCTGGGCTTCGCTGACATTAAGCAGTCCAGCTGTCTACTGTGCATAAATGAACCCAACAGTTATTACCAGATTTTAGGAAAACAAGGATTAGTCAAGTAACTTGTATTGTTCCAACTATAGAATGATAAGAACAGAAGAAAATATGGCTATCTGATGTAACAATCAGAGACAATTGTTTTGCAGTGTAGAACACATTCACTTACCATTAAGTGAAAGTGAATCCAACACATAGGAAAGGTTGTTAATGATCAAGATGTCATAATATGCAGAAACCATATAACAAGAAGAATATAATAATCAATAAAAGAAACTATAATGACAGTGAAATAAATTAGCCATTGACATAACTTTAGGAATCGATTTGTGATGAAAACACCCGTATATCATGAAGCACACTAGCTGCAAGTGTCACAATTAGCTCAACAGTATTTTATATTATAGACGTAGCTGAACACTAAAATAATCATATTGACAAAAGGTTATATAAAAGAGTTCTGCAGGGCTACTATAATACTTCCAAATACTTTTAGCAAAATAACATGTCCAACAGATGGCATTCACAGTCAGTAGCATATGTACAGTAGCAGACACATCTTGATACCAGCTGGTGTGTAAAATTAAAAACTCTATGGTTAGTAGGACGATTGATTGTTTCTTAAAGTTCTTCATATATAGTCTTTATAAAAAATACGTTTTTCATATTTAGTAAGAAACAATGtttaaaagaaataatatttGTGCCAAATCTTTTTGTTAATGAAAAATGCAGTTTTCCTTGGTGTCATTATCTTCTAGGTAGAAGCTTACCTGAACTTGCCAGGATAATCCACCTAAGTGTAAAGTGCAAAGtgggaagaaaaggaagaagaagaagaagaagaagaagaagaagaagaaggagaaaaaccTTAAGGATGATACAACTTTACAAAGTGTAGATTAACAGGAAGATTTTCCAGTTGTCAAAAGAATTACATGTGTTAAGTTAGAAAACAGGGAAATTATTTCGCAGAAAGTAATCTCCACATGAGATGGAGTAATAATTTTCGTCATATCTATTTGAAAAGTGATGAAGAAGGTGTAAAATCAAGTATGTACAAATAATCAATAACAATGAAAGGACCGTggaacaacaacaaaagaaaagaaaagaaattgaatcTAAAGGGGAAGATAAAACTCAATGAGtgcaaactaaatcaaaaaagaAAGTGAACAAATTAATAATAGCACACTGAACTATCCACATATACACTTATACAAACACATATAACCAGTGATAAAATTTCAGCATGCAAAATTGTGTTTC
The nucleotide sequence above comes from Nicotiana tabacum cultivar K326 chromosome 12, ASM71507v2, whole genome shotgun sequence. Encoded proteins:
- the LOC107802781 gene encoding replication protein A 70 kDa DNA-binding subunit D-like isoform X3, which translates into the protein MEHRYTIHEITPFTRDWTCKIQVVDKIRPKISRDHRVNFQTTIVQDENEDQICIITYGPEVAHYDNLFKYFHTYLISAAKVREPSRFAIPMHNFEWVLDTFSIVEEVIDNNEEESMLPLPSRLNMVSFADIEKQIPGDEFDLVAVVANCGTMKYQGSENRRFQEAILIDDKKKPFLFTIWGELADKDGTELLQQLHRYPVIVAKRIAVSNFKQGSNVNELV
- the LOC107802781 gene encoding replication protein A 70 kDa DNA-binding subunit D-like isoform X2 translates to MEHRYTIHEITPFTRDWTCKIQVVDKIRPKISRDHRVNFQTTIVQDENEDQICIITYGPEVAHYDNLFKYFHTYLISAAKVREPSRFAIPMHNFEWVLDTFSIVEEVIDNNEEESMLPLPSRLNMVSFADIEKQIPGDEFDLVAVVANCGTMKYQGSENRRFQEAILIDDKKKPFLFTIWGELADKDGTELLQQLHRYPVIVAKRIAVSNFKQGIHSLIYITHVH